In the genome of Ovis canadensis isolate MfBH-ARS-UI-01 breed Bighorn chromosome 21, ARS-UI_OviCan_v2, whole genome shotgun sequence, the window TCTCGCTTATCTCTAGGCGGCCTGGCCAGTGAGAAGGACTATCCATTCGTTGGGAGGGGCAAAACCCACAGGTGCCTGGCTGAGAAGCACAAGAAGGTGGCCTGGATCCAGGATTTCATAATGCTGCAGGCCTGCGAGCAGAGTGCGGGCAGGATGGGGACACAGGCGGGCACAGGGGGGAGATGGACAGGGACAGACGGGGCTATAGACAGAGACAGAGGGATCTCTGGGGGCGGGGGCTAGAGGGTGGGAAAGAGGAAGGGATAGATAGAGATGCCCATGAGCCGAGAGCAGGGGATGAAGGAGCAGCAGGGCTAGATGGCACCTTCTACCCCCAGGCATCGCCAGGCACTTGGCCACCCAAGGCCCCATCACTGTGACCATCAATGTGAAGCTACTGCAGGTGAGATAAGGTAgggagtggggcggggggagaTGGGTGTATATAGGGGAGGTAGCCCCAGACTCGGCCTCTCTGCCCCTGCAGCAATACCAGAAGGGTGTGATCAAGGCCACACCTACCACCTGTGACCCCAGACACGTGGATCATTCTGTCCTGCTGGTGGGTTTTGGTAAAACCAAGTCggtggaggggaggcaggggaaggCGGCCTCGTTCAGATCCTACACTCGCCCTCGCCGCTCCATGGCATACTGGACCCTGCAAAACTCCTGGGGGCCTCACTGGGGTGAGGAGGTGAGTGTGGTCTACTGGGGGCAGACAGGGCAGGACAGACCTCTCCCCGCTGTCTGGTGCTGATGGGCCCTAACCTCTTAGGGCTATTTCCGGCTGCATCGAGGGAGTAACACCTGCGGCATCACCAAGTACCCAGTCACTGCCATAGTGGACATACCTAAGAAGAAGCAACAAGTCTCTTGCCCTCCCTGAGGCTGCCTGGCTGCCCCTTGGCTCTCTCCTGCTGTGCCAGTTACCTTCCCCTGCCACCTGCCCCAAGGTTTTTGCCTAGTCTCCCAGTATCTTGCTGGGGATTGAATAAAGCAAGACAAGACCCCTGTCTTTGGAGTGGACACGGCTGGGGTGGGGAAATGGATGGGGAGCGAGTAGATACTGTTCTCTGACATGTCCTTGTCCCTGTGGGGTCAACGGACACATACATCCTCATACACCGTGACACTCAAAGAGACGTACGTGTGCAACGGGCACACACGTCCATGCGCGGGCCCATGCGTGTACCCACTCACAGCCTCCTCCAAAGTCATGGCAACTTTATTGTCAGTGTGGCcagggcgggggggaggggcctCAGTCATGATAGAGGCGCAGGAGGCAGCCACGGAGGGTGCCCATGTAGCGGTCCCAGAGCGCCTGGTGCCTGCAATGGTAACAGTTAGGGTGTTGGCTGATGTTGACTGGATCCGCATGACCCTGCTCCACGTGCTCTCAACACCATCACTCGTTTAATCCTCATAGGATTCCTATAAGCCTTACTGCTGTCACCCCCAGCTTATGTCTGAAGGAATGGAGgcacacagagagaaaggaaCTTGTCAAGATCAGGTCAGTTTCTCAGTGATGGAGCTGAGACTCTGGTCAACAGAGTGACTTCCAACCCCAGGGCCAAAGAACAGGGAACTCAGAGTCTGCAGGAGGGCTGGGCCGCAGCAGGAGGCCAGCACGATAAGGAAGCCTGAGATCTCTCACCGGAAGCCATCCAGGGAGTGGACCGAAGCCGAATACTGATTCAGGAAGAGACGCACATCATTCAACGGCCAGTGGTCGGAGCGGCAGGGTTCCACAAACTGTGGGTCCAAGGTAACATCCAGCACTGGTACAGCCCAGGGACAGGCCAGGATGGGGTCAGAGGGCAGCCAGCAGGACAACTCACCTTCTCCACGAGGTCTACAAACAGGTCTCTGACATCCTTATTGTGGGTCAGCTTGGCGGCCACATTCACCAGCCCCCGGGACAGGTTCTGTGGGGGAGGGAGCCTGGGAGTTCTGCCTGCTGTCTGAGAGGCTGGGGGCTGAGACCACATCTATCCACCTCCCTCAATCAAGTAATTCCCCAGCATTTAAGAGCTGGCTCCCCCCAggggcaggcagagggaacagcagcaCCGCTTAAGGCCAACAGCAGAGCCACTGTGGGGCAGGGCTCTGGATGCTGAAGAtgccccagggacagaggctggACTGGGCCACAGACCTTGAAGTTGGCTTCCATCTCCGAAAAGACACCAAGCTTCCCCCGGAGGGCAGTGCACACCAGGCTGAAGGAAGATAGGGTCAAGGCCCGCGCTGCCTGGGCGCCCACCTCAGGCCCCGCCCCACAGACCCCTAGGGTCACCTCTTGTGCAGGTCTAGAAGGTCCTTGTCAGCCACAAGCACCTTGAGCTCCTTCAAGTCCTGGAGAAACTCCTTGTCTAAGTCCATGTCCATGTCATCCACCTGGGAGTCTAAGTGAGGCCCATGAAGGGAATTGAGGTGCGAGATTAAAAAATGCCTCCTGTGATAACCTGAGCCTTCCCCCCTACCACTTCATGGCATCCCACAAGACAAAAGAGCACGCTGGGTGTGAGAGAGCTGGAGGGACTGGCCCCAAGCCAGAGAGACGCTGTGGGTCCCTTGTCTGCAGAGAAGCTGTGTGTGGCGGCGCTGGGCCATGAGCAGAAGCGGCTGGGCAGGGGCCCTGAAGAAGAAAGGCTGCTGGGAACGGGGGCCTGCACCTGGGTCAGTGGGGGCCTCACCGACGGCTCCGAGGGTCCAGTTCTGGATCATGAGCTCAGCACAGAAGGCAAAGTCCCCAAAGCTCAGATACTGCAGTTTTTTCTTCCCTGTCTCAAAGCGATTGTTGGCAAAGAAGACGATGGCTGCATAGTCCCtgcggggtggggagcagggggtggggtgtcCATCAAGGCTTGAAATTCCTTCTTACCAAGCAGCTCTCAGCTACAACATCAGCGGGACCTCCGTGTTCTGGCCTCTCTCTACCCTAACTCACTGTGTGACGGGTTTCAAGTCACATCTCTCTGGGCCTCCTCCTCTGGGCAAAGAGAAGGTTTCAGCCTGGGTCTCCTAAGGGACACGGTGGGAGACCACAGGGTAACAGCGACCATTTACTGAGTACTCACTAAGCCCCAAGGGCTGTGCCATCATGAGCTTTACCCATGGCACCTCACAACAGTCCAGCTGGTGAATGGCCaggctaggatttgaacccaggccagtCTGAACCAAAGTACAGCCCAAGAGAGGGATAACCATTGCTCCCCCTACAGCATGGAGGTCATGTGGGTTGGGGCAGAAAATAAAGGTCAGCTTCAGGGCACAAGGAAGGAGTGTGCAGGAGGGGGAAGCAGTTGGCCCCTCACCTGGCCAGCCGATCGGACAG includes:
- the FIBP gene encoding acidic fibroblast growth factor intracellular-binding protein isoform X1, whose translation is MTSELDIFVGNTTLIDEDVYRLWLDGYSVSDAVALRVRSGILEQTGATAAVLQSDTMDHYRTFHMLERLLHAPPKLLHQLIFQIPPSRQALLIERYYAFDEAFVREVLGKKLSKGTKKDLDDISTKTGITLKSCRRQFDNFKRVFKVVEEMRGSLVDNIQQHFLLSDRLARDYAAIVFFANNRFETGKKKLQYLSFGDFAFCAELMIQNWTLGAVGEAPTDPDSQVDDMDMDLDKEFLQDLKELKVLVADKDLLDLHKSLVCTALRGKLGVFSEMEANFKNLSRGLVNVAAKLTHNKDVRDLFVDLVEKFVEPCRSDHWPLNDVRLFLNQYSASVHSLDGFRHQALWDRYMGTLRGCLLRLYHD
- the FIBP gene encoding acidic fibroblast growth factor intracellular-binding protein isoform X2 → MTSELDIFVGNTTLIDEDVYRLWLDGYSVSDAVALRVRSGILEQTGATAAVLQSDTMDHYRTFHMLERLLHAPPKLLHQLIFQIPPSRQALLIERYYAFDEAFVREVLGKKLSKGTKKDLDDISTKTGITLKSCRRQFDNFKRVFKVVEEMRGSLVDNIQQHFLLSDRLARDYAAIVFFANNRFETGKKKLQYLSFGDFAFCAELMIQNWTLGAVDSQVDDMDMDLDKEFLQDLKELKVLVADKDLLDLHKSLVCTALRGKLGVFSEMEANFKNLSRGLVNVAAKLTHNKDVRDLFVDLVEKFVEPCRSDHWPLNDVRLFLNQYSASVHSLDGFRHQALWDRYMGTLRGCLLRLYHD
- the FIBP gene encoding acidic fibroblast growth factor intracellular-binding protein isoform X4, yielding MTSELDIFVGNTTLIDEDVYRLWLDGYSVSDAVALRVRSGILEQTGATAAVLQSDTMDHYRTFHMLERLLHAPPKLLHQLIFQIPPSRQALLIERYYAFDEAFVREVLGKKLSKGTKKDLDDISTKTGITLKSCRRQFDNFKRVFKVVEEMRGSLVDNIQQHFLLSDRLARDYAAIVFFANNRFETGKKKLQYLSFGDFAFCAELMIQNWTLGAVDSQVDDMDMDLDKEFLQDLKELKVLVADKDLLDLHKSLVCTALRGKLGVFSEMEANFKNLSRGLVNVAAKLTHNKDVRDLFVDLVEKFVEPCRSDHWPLNDVRLFLNQYSASVHSLDGFRHKLGVTAVRLIGIL
- the FIBP gene encoding acidic fibroblast growth factor intracellular-binding protein isoform X3 — translated: MTSELDIFVGNTTLIDEDVYRLWLDGYSVSDAVALRVRSGILEQTGATAAVLQSDTMDHYRTFHMLERLLHAPPKLLHQLIFQIPPSRQALLIERYYAFDEAFVREVLGKKLSKGTKKDLDDISTKTGITLKSCRRQFDNFKRVFKVVEEMRGSLVDNIQQHFLLSDRLARDYAAIVFFANNRFETGKKKLQYLSFGDFAFCAELMIQNWTLGAVGEAPTDPDSQVDDMDMDLDKEFLQDLKELKVLVADKDLLDLHKSLVCTALRGKLGVFSEMEANFKNLSRGLVNVAAKLTHNKDVRDLFVDLVEKFVEPCRSDHWPLNDVRLFLNQYSASVHSLDGFRHKLGVTAVRLIGIL